The genomic DNA AAGGAGGAAGCCCACTAATAACGGTCCGCGTCGGATTACCGCCCGTATGCGTATCAATCGTTGTGAATAATCGTTGATAATTCATTAGCTCATCACCTTTTCTTTGAAACGGGTAACCCGCAACGGCTCAATCGGAATACACGTCTCTTTTTCAGTAATCATTTCTTCAATTAACTTACCTGTCACCGCGGCCAAGCTAATGCCATCCCCTTCATGTCCCGCAGCTATGAAATACCCTGGGATATGATCGACACGAGAGATAATTGGCAAATGATCCTCCGTCCACGGTCGTAACCCGGCATATGTTCGGATGACCGTCATATCCGCGATTTTCGGATAAAAGCGTACCGCACGTCTCGCAATGGCTTTCGTCACCTCATGATCGACGCGCGTATCAAATCCAGAAAATTGACGGCTACTGCCAATCAAGAAATTTTGCGCTTCCGTCGGCTCAAACACTAGCGCGACACCGTATTTCTCCGTAATTGGATCGACTATACGCTCACCACCAAATTTGGAAATCAGATACCCAAACTCCATTACTTTACGCAAGCCGACCGGTTGTTGCCTCGAAGCGACAATGATTTGCCCTTTTCTTGGGATAATCGGAATTTCTAAATCGAGCATCTCACCTAATCTTGGTGCCCACACTCCACCTGCGTTGACAACTTGATTCGCTGTATAGGTTCCATTATTCGTTTCAATGATAAATTGACCTGAACCATTTCTACGCATATTCTTCACTTCAGTATTCGTATGAATTTTAGCCCCTTGTTTTTCAGCACTATGAAACATGG from Sporosarcina sp. FSL K6-1522 includes the following:
- a CDS encoding FAD-dependent oxidoreductase is translated as MGNTQHRDVVVIGGGIIGAAIAYYGSKAGLDITVLEKNELASGTSSRCDGNILAIDKDPGFDSQMSLKSQQLVHELDKDLEVSFEYRNPGSILVCESDAEMEAANQWVNRQQQAGLDFKMLDREDLRNESKYFADDLYGGLECKTDSTVNPYILTYSMFHSAEKQGAKIHTNTEVKNMRRNGSGQFIIETNNGTYTANQVVNAGGVWAPRLGEMLDLEIPIIPRKGQIIVASRQQPVGLRKVMEFGYLISKFGGERIVDPITEKYGVALVFEPTEAQNFLIGSSRQFSGFDTRVDHEVTKAIARRAVRFYPKIADMTVIRTYAGLRPWTEDHLPIISRVDHIPGYFIAAGHEGDGISLAAVTGKLIEEMITEKETCIPIEPLRVTRFKEKVMS